DNA from Kineosporiaceae bacterium:
TTGCCGTGCCCGGTGTTGACCAGGACGAGCGACTCGACGCGACGACGCGCAGTGTTCACAACAGGCCCTTCGTCCGAGGACTTCGTGGCCATGGGGCAGGCGACCTGGCTCGTCCATCACCGGGGGTGACGGCCTCACAGTTGCGGGACAGCGCCGGAATGCACCGGACTTCGCTGCGTCCATGGCGCCCCGAGGGTTCGGGGCACTGCCGACGCTAGCACCCGGGGTCCGGCACACTGAGCGAGTGGCCGTTCAGTCCCCTCCCGAGCTGTTGGCGCTGCACGCCGTCCGGATCATGGGTATGAGTGATGTGGCCGGTATCGGCCGCCGCTTCGACCTGGACGCCGACCTGGTCGAGGAGCTGATGCTGGACGACGAGGCGTGCGGCTGGGTGCAGCGGGTGGGCTTTCAGGATCAGGTGGGATGGGGACTGACCATCAGCGGTCGGGTCGAGAACGAGCGGCGGCTGGCGGCCGAGCTCGACGCCTGCGGGCAGCGCGGCGAGATCGAGGCAGCTCACCGGGATTTCGCGGCGCTCAACGCGGCCTTCCTGAAGGCCATGACGAACTGGCAGATCCGGCCCACGTCGTGGGATGCGATGGCCGAGAACGACCACGGCGACTGGCGGTGGGACGAGCGGGTGCTCGACTCCTTGGCGAGCCTGCGGCGGCGAGTGGAGCCGATCGCCGTCCGGCTCGCCGAGGCCCTGGCCCGATTCGACGGCTATGGCGCGCGGTTGGACGACGCCCTGCAGCAGGTCGACCACGGCCGCCGCCAGTACGTCGACGGGGTCGGCATCGACTCGTGCCACGTGGTCTGGTTCGAGTTGCACGAGGACCTGCTCGCGACCCTGGGGATCGATCGCTCCGCCGCCGATCGCCGGGTCTGAATCGTGCCCGTCGACATGACGCGGGCACCGAGAGCTGGTCATGACCTCGTGATGATGTTCCCCTGATCCTCCGCGGCCTACCGTGCGGCGGGTGTGGGAGGAATCGCATCGCGGGGTGGCTGACGGTTCCCGGGCGTGGCGCCTGTGGTCCGGCTGGGCATCGGTCCTGGCCGTGACCAGCGCCGTCCTCGCGACGTCCGGATGTTCGGTCGTCGCACCGGGAACGGTCACCGCGGTGGCCTCCTCG
Protein-coding regions in this window:
- a CDS encoding transcriptional regulator, encoding MAVQSPPELLALHAVRIMGMSDVAGIGRRFDLDADLVEELMLDDEACGWVQRVGFQDQVGWGLTISGRVENERRLAAELDACGQRGEIEAAHRDFAALNAAFLKAMTNWQIRPTSWDAMAENDHGDWRWDERVLDSLASLRRRVEPIAVRLAEALARFDGYGARLDDALQQVDHGRRQYVDGVGIDSCHVVWFELHEDLLATLGIDRSAADRRV